One genomic window of Marinobacter adhaerens HP15 includes the following:
- a CDS encoding lysylphosphatidylglycerol synthase transmembrane domain-containing protein codes for MTELRQRQVRLAARWLFTVLVIGFVIRSIDSGELWQELARFSPYVLVPALALTVFQVALSAWRWRYTVERLGLPLAYGVAVREYYLATFLNQVLPGGVLGDVNRAWRHGSGAGERLSAVHGVAIERLSGQLVLALVVVISGIWLLGSGRVAAGQWNGGLLLGAGVIGVFLALWLALKTGLAAYLQRLRRDLYESLLNRTVLPVQIGSSLLVLASYLGVFLCLAWGAGYIESTESAAIIVSLGSILLLSMVVPLTVAGWGIREGAAALLWPMAGLPAEQGVALSVGYGALVLVSSLPGAAFFRPTHHG; via the coding sequence TTGACCGAACTGCGTCAACGGCAGGTGAGGCTGGCGGCCCGTTGGTTATTCACGGTTCTGGTTATCGGATTCGTGATCCGCTCGATTGATTCGGGTGAGCTCTGGCAGGAGCTTGCCCGCTTTTCTCCCTATGTCCTGGTTCCCGCACTGGCACTTACGGTCTTTCAGGTGGCATTGTCTGCCTGGCGATGGCGTTACACCGTCGAACGGCTCGGGCTGCCCCTGGCCTATGGAGTAGCGGTGCGGGAGTACTATCTGGCGACGTTTCTGAACCAGGTGTTGCCGGGAGGTGTGCTCGGCGACGTAAACCGGGCCTGGCGACATGGCAGCGGCGCCGGAGAGCGCCTCTCCGCTGTGCACGGGGTGGCAATCGAGCGACTTTCGGGCCAATTGGTTTTGGCGCTCGTAGTCGTCATATCGGGTATCTGGTTGCTTGGATCCGGACGGGTAGCGGCTGGTCAATGGAATGGCGGGCTCTTGCTGGGCGCCGGCGTTATTGGGGTGTTTCTTGCACTCTGGCTGGCCCTCAAAACCGGGCTGGCGGCTTATCTTCAGCGGCTCAGGCGGGATCTTTACGAGTCTTTGCTTAACCGAACGGTGTTGCCGGTTCAGATTGGCTCATCTTTACTGGTGTTGGCAAGCTATCTCGGGGTGTTTCTCTGCCTGGCCTGGGGCGCAGGTTATATCGAAAGTACAGAGTCGGCGGCCATCATTGTCAGTCTGGGCAGTATCCTGTTGCTGAGCATGGTGGTACCACTGACAGTTGCCGGTTGGGGCATCCGCGAGGGCGCGGCAGCCTTGCTGTGGCCGATGGCGGGATTGCCCGCGGAGCAGGGCGTGGCGCTGAGCGTCGGGTACGGAGCGTTGGTTTTGGTGTCCAGTTTACCAGGGGCTGCTTTTTTTCGACCTACACATCACGGGTAA
- a CDS encoding YceI family protein: MMFIKRKTLTRSAIALPAALALSPAAMAEPSNFVVDDEHFSMFFEIMHIGYAPVMGMFREVEGQFVYDEEARELESGQLVFQSDSVYTNHKKRDEHVRNEDFLDADEYPEITFTITDFETTGENTGKVTGDLELLGQTRPVVLDVTLNKADVYPFGHEEYTLGISASTTLKRSEWGMTYGLDGAMVGDEVKLHFGFEAIRESGMF, from the coding sequence ATGATGTTCATTAAACGGAAAACCCTTACCCGTTCTGCCATTGCCCTGCCTGCTGCTCTCGCACTGAGCCCGGCAGCCATGGCCGAGCCGAGTAACTTTGTTGTCGACGACGAACACTTTTCAATGTTCTTCGAAATCATGCACATCGGCTACGCCCCGGTAATGGGGATGTTCCGCGAAGTAGAGGGACAATTCGTTTACGACGAGGAAGCCAGGGAGCTCGAATCTGGTCAGCTGGTGTTCCAGAGCGACAGTGTGTACACCAACCACAAGAAGCGTGACGAACACGTTCGCAACGAGGATTTCCTCGACGCCGACGAGTATCCTGAGATTACCTTTACTATTACCGACTTCGAAACGACTGGCGAGAACACGGGCAAAGTAACCGGCGATCTGGAGTTACTCGGCCAGACACGGCCCGTGGTGCTGGATGTGACCCTCAACAAAGCAGACGTTTACCCCTTTGGTCATGAGGAATACACACTGGGCATCAGCGCTTCCACCACCCTGAAACGCAGTGAATGGGGCATGACATACGGCCTTGATGGCGCGATGGTCGGTGATGAAGTGAAATTGCACTTTGGCTTCGAGGCCATTCGGGAATCCGGCATGTTCTGA
- a CDS encoding CDP-alcohol phosphatidyltransferase family protein — translation MDSNGHSASQRMPLALDLVWGFGLVALFCAATGWLTQPPVLFYFLAAALYLAACALIIRFWPETRDFGWANRATLLRGSLVIVLVALAPFADHLTDSLWLYGWMALLALILDGVDGKVARATGSQSEFGARFDMELDALFILGLSVAVLALGKAGPWVLALGLIRYAFVVATHFLDWLNAQLPESFRRKTVCVWQIVTLLVAVLPPVNALFASITLATALALLVWSFFLDIHWLYQRRHHHDVH, via the coding sequence ATGGATTCTAACGGCCATTCAGCTTCGCAAAGGATGCCACTTGCCCTGGATCTCGTCTGGGGCTTTGGGCTTGTCGCCCTGTTCTGCGCAGCCACCGGCTGGTTAACCCAGCCCCCCGTCCTTTTCTACTTCTTGGCAGCGGCGCTTTACCTGGCCGCTTGTGCCCTGATCATCCGGTTCTGGCCCGAAACCCGGGATTTCGGATGGGCAAACCGGGCGACGCTGCTGAGAGGCAGTCTGGTGATAGTCCTGGTGGCTCTGGCCCCCTTTGCCGACCACCTCACTGACAGCCTCTGGCTCTACGGCTGGATGGCATTGCTGGCGCTGATTCTGGATGGCGTAGACGGAAAAGTCGCCAGGGCCACCGGCTCCCAGAGCGAATTTGGCGCCCGCTTCGACATGGAACTGGATGCCCTGTTTATTCTCGGCCTCAGCGTGGCTGTCCTGGCATTGGGCAAGGCTGGTCCCTGGGTTTTGGCCCTGGGCCTCATTCGCTATGCCTTCGTTGTCGCGACTCACTTCCTGGACTGGCTGAATGCCCAACTGCCGGAGAGCTTCAGACGCAAGACGGTTTGCGTTTGGCAGATCGTTACCCTGCTGGTGGCCGTTTTGCCGCCGGTCAATGCGCTATTCGCCAGTATCACGCTTGCAACTGCCCTCGCACTGCTTGTGTGGTCGTTTTTCCTGGATATTCACTGGCTTTATCAGAGGAGACATCACCATGATGTTCATTAA
- a CDS encoding zinc-dependent alcohol dehydrogenase yields MHRDPDEPNTESMARAWWVTGAGKGEILETPLVTSDDEQKDESVTVQALYSGISRGTESLVFHGRVPKSEYAAMRAPFQEGDFPWPVKYGYASVGKVVEGPAELVGQTVFCLYPHQNCYRVPASALTPLPKDLPAERAILAANMETAVNGLWDGAPAVGDRIAVVGLGVVGLLVAWLASRIPGARVTAIDTNPERQAVAEQLGLTFSSESAPDDHDLVIHASGHPSGLETALGLAGQEATIVEMSWYGDQLVSAPLGAAFHPRRLTLKSSQVGQIVPSRVPRWDYRKRLALALELLQDDALDVLITGECKFDDLPKSMARILIDGRDTLCHRVVY; encoded by the coding sequence TTGCATCGCGACCCTGATGAGCCGAACACCGAATCGATGGCACGAGCCTGGTGGGTAACCGGCGCCGGCAAGGGCGAGATTCTGGAAACGCCACTGGTTACCTCTGATGACGAGCAGAAGGACGAATCGGTTACGGTTCAGGCGCTGTATTCGGGTATCAGTCGGGGCACGGAATCACTGGTTTTCCATGGCCGGGTACCAAAGAGCGAATACGCAGCCATGCGGGCGCCGTTTCAGGAGGGAGATTTTCCCTGGCCAGTAAAGTACGGCTACGCCAGCGTCGGCAAAGTAGTGGAAGGGCCTGCAGAGTTAGTGGGCCAAACGGTGTTCTGCCTTTATCCGCATCAGAATTGCTACCGGGTGCCGGCGTCGGCGTTGACGCCTTTGCCCAAAGACTTGCCCGCCGAGCGAGCAATACTTGCCGCCAACATGGAGACCGCTGTAAACGGCCTCTGGGATGGAGCGCCAGCAGTCGGTGACCGCATTGCGGTGGTTGGTCTTGGCGTTGTTGGCCTGCTCGTCGCCTGGCTGGCGAGTCGTATCCCGGGAGCCCGTGTCACCGCGATCGATACGAATCCAGAGAGACAGGCCGTTGCCGAACAGCTCGGTTTGACCTTCAGCAGTGAGTCGGCCCCTGATGATCACGACCTTGTTATCCATGCCAGTGGCCACCCCTCGGGCCTGGAGACCGCTCTTGGGCTGGCAGGGCAGGAGGCGACCATTGTGGAAATGAGCTGGTACGGGGATCAGCTGGTATCTGCACCGTTGGGGGCCGCCTTCCATCCGCGGCGTCTGACCCTGAAATCCAGCCAGGTGGGCCAGATAGTGCCATCTCGAGTCCCACGGTGGGACTATCGCAAACGCCTGGCGCTTGCATTGGAATTGCTCCAGGACGATGCGCTGGATGTGCTGATAACCGGCGAGTGCAAGTTTGATGATCTACCAAAATCCATGGCGCGAATTCTGATTGATGGCCGGGATACTCTGTGCCATCGCGTTGTTTACTGA
- a CDS encoding 6-pyruvoyl trahydropterin synthase family protein, with product MFGLTVRDHMMIAHSFNGEIFGPAQKVHGATYVVDVTFERHQLDKDDLVVDIGLASEILKSILSEFNMQNLDELPELRGRNTTTEFMAKLVFDRMAAAIHGGRLGETGEGIVSLKVTLSESHIAWASYHAGI from the coding sequence ATGTTCGGTTTGACGGTCCGGGACCACATGATGATTGCCCACAGCTTCAACGGAGAGATCTTTGGTCCTGCACAGAAGGTTCATGGTGCCACCTATGTGGTCGACGTGACCTTTGAGCGTCACCAACTGGATAAGGACGACCTGGTCGTCGACATAGGCCTGGCTTCCGAGATCCTCAAAAGCATTCTCTCCGAATTCAATATGCAGAACCTGGACGAGCTGCCGGAACTGCGTGGCAGGAATACCACCACCGAATTCATGGCCAAACTGGTTTTCGATCGTATGGCGGCAGCCATTCACGGTGGCCGTCTCGGCGAGACAGGAGAAGGGATTGTCAGCCTGAAAGTCACCCTCTCGGAATCCCACATTGCCTGGGCAAGCTACCATGCCGGAATCTGA
- a CDS encoding glycosyltransferase family 4 protein: protein MPESDKPGFLEFIVPGDPEQNTGGYRYVRKLVEALGDAGCRARVSGLPGQFPRPDRVARNGMDKKLASLPDGASVVLDGLAMGGLPEIVEKHSPRLNLIALVHHPLADETGISEANRQWFFDSETRALGFVNGVITTSQHTAARLADYEVPAEMIRVAEPGVTRAANPIGCDQSSQTGTPHILCVAHLSPRKAQHQLVEALENLKGVSWQCTLAGSDSRDPEYSQQVRRAIAEAGLEDRIALAGEVEEAGLAELYRKADLFVLPSLYEGYGMVIDEALAEGLPVISSDGGALANNSARPGVVQYCAGDVRALEARLRNWLEHPEQLEHARKLAARESRRIRSWGDTGKDVLEALHYFSGLSTHLHQHSEFESTWLAAREAADHRARSQGLTDQLNQWLLNRYDGLSPESHYPMRIVDIGTGRGSNALFLVPALQVPQTWLALDQDSALLREAGQRVDCLDVPFETRPVQLTSENMEQQLPREADLITASALIDLVSEPWLDALALAAAGRKSAMLIVLSYAGHFELSPEHPDDELVKTLVNRHQHGDKGIGAALGPEASTVLQGLLVAEGYRVELAESPWILDGADHALAKMLMQGWIDAAIEQSPHEADRLSRWLETRNQQLSKGDLKIVVRHLDLLALPPEALP, encoded by the coding sequence ATGCCGGAATCTGACAAACCGGGCTTCCTGGAGTTTATTGTTCCGGGTGATCCGGAACAGAACACGGGCGGCTACCGGTATGTCCGCAAGCTCGTGGAAGCCCTGGGCGACGCCGGTTGCAGAGCCCGGGTCAGTGGGTTGCCCGGGCAGTTTCCACGCCCGGACAGGGTTGCCCGTAATGGGATGGATAAGAAGCTCGCGAGTCTGCCTGATGGCGCCTCTGTGGTACTTGATGGTCTTGCCATGGGGGGGCTGCCGGAGATTGTTGAAAAGCATTCCCCACGCCTCAATCTGATCGCGCTGGTACACCACCCCCTGGCTGATGAAACGGGGATCAGTGAAGCTAATAGACAGTGGTTTTTTGATTCAGAAACGCGGGCGCTTGGATTTGTAAACGGGGTGATCACCACCAGCCAACACACCGCCGCTCGCCTGGCGGATTATGAGGTGCCGGCTGAGATGATCAGGGTTGCCGAGCCGGGCGTCACCCGAGCCGCGAACCCCATAGGCTGTGATCAGTCGTCGCAAACCGGTACCCCGCACATTCTGTGCGTTGCTCATCTTTCACCCCGAAAGGCCCAGCATCAATTGGTGGAGGCGCTGGAAAACCTGAAGGGCGTGTCGTGGCAATGCACGTTGGCAGGATCTGACAGTCGTGATCCGGAATATAGCCAGCAGGTTCGCCGGGCGATTGCAGAAGCGGGCCTTGAAGACAGGATTGCGCTGGCAGGGGAAGTCGAAGAAGCCGGGCTGGCCGAGCTCTACCGCAAGGCGGATCTCTTTGTACTACCCTCCCTGTACGAGGGCTATGGCATGGTGATTGATGAGGCGCTGGCGGAAGGGCTACCCGTTATTTCCTCCGATGGCGGCGCCCTTGCCAACAACTCCGCCAGGCCTGGTGTGGTTCAGTATTGTGCGGGCGATGTCAGGGCCCTTGAGGCGCGCCTCAGGAACTGGCTGGAACATCCGGAACAGCTTGAGCACGCCCGTAAACTTGCCGCAAGGGAATCCCGCCGAATCCGCTCATGGGGGGATACCGGCAAAGATGTCCTAGAAGCGCTGCACTACTTCAGTGGCCTTTCCACGCATCTGCACCAGCATTCGGAATTCGAGAGCACATGGCTGGCAGCCCGGGAAGCAGCGGATCACCGGGCTCGCTCACAAGGGCTGACCGATCAGCTCAATCAGTGGTTGCTGAATCGTTATGATGGCTTGTCACCGGAGAGCCACTACCCGATGCGAATTGTCGACATTGGCACAGGCCGTGGCTCGAACGCGCTTTTCCTGGTGCCTGCGCTGCAGGTGCCTCAAACCTGGCTGGCACTGGATCAGGATTCTGCACTATTGCGGGAGGCCGGACAGCGTGTGGACTGCCTGGATGTGCCGTTTGAAACCCGCCCGGTTCAGCTGACGTCGGAAAACATGGAGCAACAACTGCCCCGGGAGGCGGACCTGATAACAGCGTCAGCACTGATTGATCTGGTTTCCGAGCCATGGCTGGATGCGTTAGCCCTCGCAGCCGCAGGAAGGAAGTCCGCGATGCTCATTGTGTTGAGCTATGCCGGTCACTTTGAGCTGTCTCCCGAGCATCCTGATGATGAGCTGGTGAAGACATTGGTAAATCGGCACCAGCACGGCGACAAGGGAATTGGTGCCGCGCTCGGGCCGGAGGCCAGCACTGTCTTGCAAGGCCTGCTGGTTGCCGAAGGTTACCGGGTTGAACTGGCGGAATCCCCCTGGATACTGGATGGCGCGGATCACGCCTTGGCCAAAATGCTGATGCAGGGCTGGATCGACGCGGCCATTGAGCAGTCACCTCACGAGGCGGACCGATTGTCACGCTGGCTGGAGACACGCAATCAGCAGTTATCCAAAGGGGATCTTAAGATTGTTGTGAGACATCTGGATCTGCTGGCACTGCCACCCGAGGCATTGCCTTGA